A single genomic interval of Bacteroides sp. harbors:
- a CDS encoding C-GCAxxG-C-C family protein — MTERQKKAEAAFLGGYNCAQSVLLAFNQDIGLADEALLRISSGFGSGMGRMQETCGALTGGMMVISYLYGKHKPVDPVSKERSIEMISAFVKAFRKKHKQANCFDLLGLDLGTEEGRHQQKADPSYKKKCTTYVTDAVDILEREILEL; from the coding sequence ATGACGGAAAGACAGAAAAAAGCGGAGGCTGCCTTTTTGGGTGGTTATAACTGTGCGCAGTCGGTGTTGCTGGCCTTTAATCAGGACATCGGGCTTGCTGATGAGGCCTTGCTGCGGATCTCCTCGGGTTTTGGCTCGGGCATGGGCCGCATGCAGGAGACCTGCGGAGCGCTTACCGGCGGAATGATGGTGATCAGCTACCTTTATGGCAAGCACAAACCCGTTGACCCGGTTTCGAAGGAGCGATCCATTGAAATGATCAGCGCATTTGTAAAGGCTTTCAGGAAGAAACACAAGCAGGCCAACTGTTTCGACCTCCTTGGACTTGACCTGGGCACTGAAGAAGGCAGACACCAGCAGAAAGCCGATCCTTCCTATAAAAAGAAATGCACCACTTATGTGACGGATGCGGTGGACATCCTTGAACGGGAAATCCTGGAACTGTAA